In the Psychromicrobium lacuslunae genome, CGGCACCGACGGCAGCTGCACCGCTTGACGCTGAGCTCACAGTCCCCGGCTCCAAGTCGCTCACCAATCGCTATTTGATCTTAGCGGCGCTTGCCGACTCGCCCTCGCGCTTACGAAAGCCGCTCCACTCCAGAGACTCCGCACTGATGATCGGTGCACTCCGCGCCCTGGGTGCGGAAATTCGGGAAGTTGCGGGTTCTGGCAGCTACGGATCAGATCTGTCCGTTACCCCCATTCCGGACGGCCATCGACTAGCCCAAGACACCACGATCGACTGCGGCCTGGCCGGCACCGTGATGCGATTCGTGCCCCCGGTCGCTGCTTTGGTGCAGGGCTCGGTACGGTTCGATGGTGACCCACAGGCCCGGAAACGGCCAATGGGGCCGGTCCTTAGCGCCTTGCGAGCGCTCGGCGTCAAGCTCGACGAAGCGGACAGTCTGCCCTTTTCGCTCGATGCCAGTGGCAGCGTGCGAGGCGGCTATGTAGCTCTCGACGCTTCCGGCTCCTCCCAATTTGTCTCGGCACTGCTATTAGCTGCGCCGCGGTTCGTCGATGGTCTGCACATCGAGCACATCGGCAAGCCGGTGCCGAGCCTCGATCACATCGCCATGAGCGTGCGGTTATTGCGCGAATCCGGTATTGAGGTGGACGATTCGGTGCCTCATCACTGGCGGGTCTCCCCCGGCAGCATTCCAGGCTTCGATCGCCTGGTCGAGCAAGACCTTTCCAATGCCGGACCCTTTTTGGCCGCTGCTTTGGTCACCCGAGGCACCGTCCGGATACCGCACTGGCCGGTCGGCACCAGCCAGGTTGGCGACGAATGGCGCAATATTTTGCCGGCCTTCGGTGCCGAGGTGACTCTCGACGGCGACACTTTGGTTGTTACCGGCGGCGCCCAAATCAGGGGCGTTGAACTAGCCGACACCTCCGAACTTGCGCCGACCGTGGCCGCCCTCTGCGCACTCGCTGATTCCCCCAGTAGATTGACCGGGATCGCACACTTACGCGGTCATGAGACCGATAGGCTCGCGGCTCTGGTGGCCGAGATCAACGGTCTTGGTGGCGATGTTGAGGAAATAGCTGACGGCTTGATTATTAGGCCACGGCCGCTGCACGGTGGCCTGTTTCGCAGTTATGAAGATCATCGAATGGCAACTGCTGGGGCGATTATCGGCTTAGCCGTGCCCGGCGTCGAGATTGACGACATCGGCACAACAGCCAAAACTATGCCGGAATTTCCCCAATTGTGGCAGCATATGCTCGCTCCGCAGGCCCTTGAGCGAGCGAACTAATGCCACGTGAGTGGGATGAATCCGATGTTCGGATCAGACCGAACAAAAAGGGCAGTCGGCCTCGTACCAAGGATCGCCCCGCTCATCAGGATGCACTGATCGGCCGGATCATCACCGTTGACCGCGGCCGTTATACCGCCATAGTCGATGAAGCCACCGACCAAGAACGGACGCTAGTCGCCGCCCGTGCCAGGGAGCTCCGTCGCTCCCCCGTCGTGGTCGGCGACTTTGTTGCCTTGGTCGGCGATGTCTCAGGCGAGCCCGACACGCTGGCGCGGCTGGTTCGGATTGAGCAGCGCCGCACCGTGCTGCGTCGTTCCGCTGATGACTCAGACCCGGTGGAGCGGGTGCTCGTCGCCAATGCCGACCAGCTGGTCATCGTGGTTGCCGCCGCTAGCCCGGAGCCTCGCACCGGCTTTATCGATCGGGCCCTGGTGGCAGCTTATGACGCGGGAATCGAGCCCCTGCTGCTGATCACCAAAACCGACGTCAAGGAGCCAACCGCACTGCTGGAGCACTACCAACAGCTGGATCTGAAAATTTTACTCAGCCGCACTACTGCGGAGCAGGCTGCAAGTGGCTCGGCAAGATTGGTTAGCGACGCGGTACAGCAGTTGCACGCCGAGTTGGACGGTAAGGTTTCGGTGCTGGTCGGGCATTCCGGCGTCGGGAAGTCCACCATGGTGAATGCCCTCACCGGCTCACAACGCGCCACCGGAGGGGTTAACACGGTCACCGGACGGGGCAGACATACCTCATCCTCAGCACTCGCTTTGCGCCTGGAAGCGGCAGCGCCCGGGAGCTGGATCATCGACACCCCGGGAATTCGATCATTCGGCCTGGCCCATGTGGATGCCAACCGCATCCTGCACGCTTTCGAAGATCTTGAGCCTGGCATAGCGGACTGCCCGCGCGGTTGCCGGCACGATGAAGCCGCCCCGGAATGCGGCTTGGACGCCTGGGTGGCCGGCGGTCAAGCCGGCCAGGGCGGACCCGCGCGGCTAATCTCCTACCGCCGCCTGCTCAGTGCGATCCGTGCCGTGCAATGACTTTCAGTGCCGCTCCATTACTTTCAGTGAGCTCAGACCGCTAAAACCTCACCGATCCGGGGCTTTCCCTCTCCGCCTCCCCGAAATCTGTAGCATCTCGGGATAGCGTGAGGACATGACATTGCACCTTCAGGGCTATAACGACGACCTTCGTCTGGCCCATGTGCTAGCCGATTCAGTGGATGCACAGACCATGAGCCGGTTCAAAGCGCTCGATCTGACCATTGAAACGAAACCCGATTTAACCCCGGTGACCGACGCTGATAAGGACGCCGAGGACGCCATCCGAAGCCAGCTTTCCAGAGTCCGACCGCGGGACGCCGTGTTAGGCGAAGAATTCGGTAGCAGTGGTCATGGTTCACGGCGCTGGATTATCGACCCGATTGATGGAACGAAGAATTTCATTCGAGGGGTCCCGGTCTGGGCCACCTTGATCTCGCTGGTGGACGAAGGCGTACCCGTGCTGGGCGTGGTGAGCGCACCGGCGCTGGGAAAGCGCTGGTGGGCCGCGAAAGGGACCGGAGCCTTCACCGGAAAATCGCTTGCCGCAGCCTCCCGGATCAGGGTCTCCAATGTTTCTAAGCTCTCCGACGCCTCTGTTTCCTATTCTTCGCTCAACGGTTGGCGGGAGCGCGGTAATCAGGAACAGTTCCTGGAGTTGCTTGAGACCACCTGGCGAAGCAGGGCATATGGTGATTTCTGGTCCTATTGTCTGGTCGCTGAGGGTGCCGTCGACATCGCCTGCGAACCTTCGCTCAATCTCTACGATATGGCTGCCTTGGTCCCCATTGTCACCGAAGCTGGCGGACGCTTCACTTCGCTGGAGGGCGCGGACGGACCATTCGGCGGCAACGCACTGGCCACCAATGGTATTTTGCACTCCGAGACGCTCCGGCTACTCAATCCCGAGCTAGACGATCTACTGAGCTAACCTGGTTAGCTGGCTAACTAACCTGGGGCGATTGTGACGTAACAGATTATTCCCCGGGCGATTGATCCGTTTAAGCTACTCATAGGTCACGAGTGCCAGCGCTAAACCCCGGTTTGCTGGCCGGCAACCCTCCTTTCGCGGTGGGGTGCCCCGGGTGACGACCTGGTCGATATCAAAAGATACCGGCAAGCGCGGACCCCCGATCTTGGCATCGAGGGCCTCTCAGTGGAGGATTAAATGAGTGCTGTCAGTACCGTCACGTTTCAGCAATTAGCAACCCTTGAAGACCATCAGTCGGTCGCTACAATCCAAGCCCTACAACCGGTGGTGGGCGCCGGTTTACTCGCCCCCTTGGTGCAAGGCGGTGAAGCCCGCTACGTCAACCTCGATTATGCAGCCTCGGCCCCGGCCCTAGCTTCAGTTGCTGAGTATCTCAATGAGATTCTGCCGTACTACGCCAGCGTGCACCGCGGCGCCGGTTACAGTTCTCAAATCAGCACCTCGGTCTATGAGAATTCCCGCCATATCGTGCGGGATTTCGTCAATGCCCGGCCCGATGACACAGTGATTTTCACTCGGAACACCACGGATGCCCTCAATCTTTTGGCGCGCTGCCTGCCCGCCCAAGGCGAGGTGCTCTATCTCGATATTGAGCACCACGCGAATTTGTTGCCCTGGCAACATGTCCCGCATCGCAGCGTGCTGGCCGGAGAAAGCATCGCGGAGACGATTCAGACCCTGGAACAAGAATTCAGCTTGGGCGGGGTTTCACTGCTAGCCATCACTGGCGCTTCGAATGTCACCGGCGAAGTGCTGCCGATCGCGGAACTCACCTCACTGGCGCATCGACATGGCGCCCGGATTGTGGTGGACGCCGCACAGCTAGCACCGCACCGCGCGATTGACGTGAGCGGCTGGGAGGTGGATTATCTGGCCTTTTCTGGGCATAAATTGTATGCCCCGTTCGGCTCGGGAGTACTGGTTGGACGCGCCGACTGGTTAGATACTGGTGTTCCGCTGCTTTTCGGCGGCGGTGCGGTCAAAGAGGTAAGACTGGATACGGTGAGTTGGGCTGAGGGACCGGCTCGGCACGAAGGTGGCAGCCCCAATGTGCTGGGCGCGGCTACTCTCGCCAAAGCCGCGGAGGTGCTCTCCGGGCTCAATCAAGCAGCTTGGCAGCGTCATGAACAGGATCTCCGCGAGAGTCTTGTCCGAGGCCTGGAACAAATCCCCGGCGTCAGCATTCACCGGCTTTTCAAGGATTCGGATAGCTATCCAAATAGCGGCAGTATCGGCGTGGTCAACTTTTCGGTCTCCGGCTATGACTCAGGCTTTGTCGCTGCTTACCTTTCCGCCGAGTTCGCGATCGGGGTCCGTGATGGACGTTTTTGCGCTCATCCCTTGCTACGACGCCTTGGCCTGCCCACCGGATCGCTACGCGCCAGTTTCGGCCTAGGCTCACAAGGTGAGGACGCTCAGCGGCTGATTGACGGCGTGCGCAAATTAGTTGAGCACGGCCCGTCCGGGGACTACCTAGTGGAAAGTGGCCGCTGGGTGCCAGCTAACGACTTCAGGGCTTTCCCCAGCTGGGCGCCAAATACTCCGGGCACCGCTGGCGCGGCTCCCTGCGTGGTGACTGAGTAGTTAGTGACTGAGTAGCTAGTGACAGAGTAATTGGTGACAGAGTAGTTTCTGCCGCCCTCAGCAGTGCTGATAGCTCGCCAGGATATTCTGGACTAATGCTCTTGAGGTATCACCGTTGAAGCCGGTCAAAGGCCCTAAAATCGCACCGGAACGACGCGTAGAGCTCGCCGCCGCCTTCCTGAGCGGCGGCGAGCTCTACGATCGGGTGCGACCAAGTTACCCCGTACACAGCGCCTCCTGGCTGATCCCTGAGCATGCAATGGAGGTAATCGATCTGGGCGCCGGCACTGGAAAGTTCACCGAACGATTAGTGGCTCATGGACTCAGCGTGACAGCTGTTGACCCCTCAGCGGATATGTTGCAGCAACTCAGCAACCGCTTGTCGATGGTTCGTACTGTAGTTGGCACCGCCGAGCAGTTTCCCTTGCCGAGTAGCAGCACCGACGCGGTTTTTGTAGCTCAAGCCTGGCATTGGTTCGATGCCAGCGCGGCGAGCGCTGAAATTGCTCGGGTACTCCGTCCGGGCGGCAGGCTAGGTTTGCTCTGGAATCAGCTAGACGTTCGGATTCCCTGGGTACACCGACTCTCCCGAATCATGCATGCTGGGGACGTGCATCGGCCCGAGGCCAGACCAGCAATTGGTCCGCAGTTCGGCCCAGCCACAGCGCACCTTTCACACTGGGCGCAGGAATTGACGACTGAAGACTTGATTGAATTGGTAAAGTCCCGCAGCTATTACCTGCGCGCCTCGGAGCAGAGCAGGTCTCGGGTGCTCAATAACCTGGATTGGTATCTCTTCGAGCATTTGAACTACCGGCGCGGGCAACTCATCGAACTGCCCTACCTAACCCTGGCCTGGCGGGCCGACAAACTGGCCTAGGCGACACACCGAAGCCAAAAGACTGATTGCGGGATCCAGTAGAAGTTTCTATTATTAGGCATACCGAAACTTTTTTATCAGGAGAGCCGACATGACTAGTGCGCCGCCGCAAATCGCATCCCCGCAGAGGAAAATCGGTGACGCTCGGCTTTTGGTTTTGCTCGGACCGGCCTTCGTCGCCGCGATTGCCTATGTCGACCCGGGAAATGTGGCGGCCAACCTGACTAGCGGGGCGAAATTCGGCTATCTGCTGGTCTGGGTCCTGGTTGTCGCCAATGTGATGGCGATGATGATCCAGTATCAGTCCGCCAAGCTAGGTTTAGTCACCGGAAAATCCCTGCCTGAGTTACTCGGCCAACGACTTCGTCCCACCGCGCGAAGAGCCTTCTGGTTACAAGCCGAACTTGTTGCAATGGCCACCGACTTAGCCGAGGTAATCGGCGGTGCGATCGCACTCAACTTGCTCTTCCAACTGCCCCTACCGCTAGGTGGCTTGATCGTTGGGGTGATCTCGATGGCGATGCTGGCGGTGCAGAGTCGTTTCGGCCAACGACCTTTTGAATCGGTGATCATCTGCCTGCTACTAATCATCACCGTTGGTTTCTTATTCGGCCTGGTGATCAACCCAGCGAACCCGGCCGAAGCCGCAGCGGGCTTGATCCCGCGCTTTGATGGCGCCGAATCGGTGCTACTGGCCGCCAGCATGCTGGGAGCCACCGTGATGCCACATGCTATCTACCTGCACTCAGCTCTAGCCCGGGATCGACACCGCGCTGACCCTCAGGTGCAACCCGAGCAGAGCGCATTGCGCAGACTGATCAAAGCGACCCGACTCGATGTCGTGGTGGCTCTAGTGCTGGCCGGCAGCGTCAATATTGGCATGCTCTTATTAGCCGCTTCAACGCTACCCGGGGTGGCTGGCACCGACACCATTGAGGGCGCCCACCAGGCAATTTCGGCCTCGCTCGGCCCGGTGGTAGCGATCATCTTTGGAATTGGCCTGCTGGCCTCCGGCCTCGCCTCCACCTCAGTAGGTTGCTATGCCGGAGCCACCGTAATGTCCGGTCTTCTGACTTTCAAAGTGCCACTTTTATTACGCCGAGTGATCAGCCTGATTCCGGCCTTGATTCTGTTATTGCTTGGCGTGGATCCAACCTGGGCCTTGGTCGTCAGCCAGATGGCGCTGAGCTTCGGCATTCCCTTCGCTCTGATCCCGCTATTGCGGCTCACTTCGAATCGCCAGATTATGGGCTCTCATCGCGACGGCTTGCCGCTGAGGCTCGCCGCGATGGTCAGCGCAGCTCTCATCATTAGCCTTAACCTGGCCTTGATTTACCTCACCGTAACCGGCGCAAGCTGAACTCGCCTAAGCATCCGGCGCAGCTGGACGGTATTGTGAGAGATGTGAAGCCAACCTCCTCTAGCGTCGAAGACTACGTCAAAGTCATCTATGCCTACACCGAGTGGCAGGACAAGCCGATCAATTCTTCCCAGTTGGCCATCAGGCTGGGAGTGGCAAATTCTTCGGTCTCTGAAATGGTCCGTAAGCTCAAGGAGCTGGGCCTGGTCACTCATCAGCCCTACAGCAGCATTGAGTTGACCAAGCAAGGTCTCACCCTAGCCCTTTCGATGGTTCGCCGGCATCGCCTGCTGGAGACCTATCTAGCTCAGGAACTCGGCTATCGCTGGGATCAGGTACATGACGAGGCTGAGCTCCTAGAACACGCCGTTTCCGATGTTTTCATTGAACGACTGTCGGAGAAACTCGGCCATCCCAGCAGGGATCCACACGGCGACCCAATTCCCAGCCCGGACGGGCAGATCACTCTGCCGACAGCTCGTCGGCTGATCGAATTGGATACCGGTCACCAGGGCGAGATCACTCGGATCAGCGATCATAATCCGCTGTTACTTCGATATTTGGACGAAGAAAACATTGAGCTTGACGCACCAATTGAGGTACTGGGGCGGAAGCCGTTTGGCGGCTCCCTGATGGTGCGGTTGGGCCGCGCCGCCGAATCCCGGGAACTCGATCTCAGCGATGAGATTGGCAGCGCCCTCTGGGTGCAGGACACCGCTGTGCACCAAGGTTGCACCCTGCAGAGTCAATGAAACGGCGTCGATGAAATCGATGAGTTCCTGGCCGCCGCTGTCGGCGTGGCTGGCCGTTGGCATTGCCGGGATTCTCGGCACCGAGGCACGTTATGGTCTTGGCCTGATTTTCCCGGAGAGTTCAACCGCTTTGCCGTTCACCACCCTGTCCATCAATGTGCTCGGATCCTTCCTGCTGGGAACTTTGAGCGGGTATTGGTCTAAACGTTCGGTGCGCTGGTGGATTCGAGCCGGGCTCGGCCCAGGCTTACTTGGCTCTTTCACCACGTTCTCGGCAGTCGTCTACGCCGTTGACCAGTTCGCTCGGGCCGGTAGTTCGGCGCTCTGGGTCTGGTATTTAATCTTGACCATGCTGTTGGGGTGCGCAGCGGCCTGGGCCGGTCTTTTTCTCGGCTCTCGACTGCCAACTGGACTCGCTGGCCACGGTCATCAAGCTGCTGAGAAACCATGACGGCCCTCATTGTCGGATTGGCCGGGATGATCGGGGCGCTGCTGCGCTTCAGCTTGGATACGCTCTTCGCCCAGGGCGGGCGTTTTGCCTCCGGAAAGCCCGGCCATCTTCCGCTGGCCACGCTGCTGGTCAATGCAGTCGGCAGCCTATTGATCGGCTACGTCGGCGGGCTCGCAATTCACGCTGAAATCTCCCCCACCTGGCATACCGCCCTGGCCACCGGTTTGGCAGGTGGCCTGACCACCTTCAGCTCCTTTGCGGTGTCAACCGTTGTGCTCTGGCGGGAGGGGCGACGACTCGTCTCCGCCCTCAATGTCGCCGTTAATCTTGTGCTCGGCCTCGGCCTCGCCTGGCTGGGTTTTTGGCTGGCCAGCTGATCGATGACGCAAATAGAAACTCAAAGCGGTATTGAGTAGCGCCAGGACGATCATAATAATCCCAGGAATTGGAAGCTTGACCAGCAATAATCCGAGCCCGGCAAGCAAGAACAAGAGCAGCGCCACAATCGGCTGAGTTGGCCAAGACAAGCGGTACTTGGCCTTGGGAGCCATCAGATATGACCAGAACACCACGATCACGGCAGCCGCGACAATACCGATCAATACGCCCCAGGGGGCGGCCAAGCTGCGGAATCCCCAAAAGAAAATAGCGACGAGCATGGCCACCTCGAGCAGGAAGGCGATAACGCTGTTAACCGCCGTCAAGGTCCGGGTAGTCGATGTCGATTCCACAGGCAACTGCATATCAAGATCCTAGCAATCCCTGAGTCCACTGTGTTTCATGCCACCGTTGGGGAGCTGTCCGAACCTGGATCTCGCGAATCTGAGAGGACCGTTGCGGGCCGGGGGTTTTGAATGCCGAAGGCTGAAATCACGCCACCAATGACTAGCAGAATTGCCGTCACCAGGGACACCAACCGCGTGCTTTCGGTATCCAGCACACCGCCCATCACCACACCGGCCAAGGCCACCGTAACTAGCCCTGCAATTCTGGCTATCGCATTATTGACCGCAGAACCAATACCGGCTCGCTCAGCACTGACCGAGCCGAGGATGCCGGAAGTCAGCGGAGCCACCGTGATCGCCAACCCTAGCCCGAAAATCAATATTCCCGGCAGCACCTGCCACCAATAGTTGAAGGCTTCGGTGAGACTGAGTAACCAGAAGAATCCGGCACCCGCAATGATCGGGCCGAGCGCCATAAAGAGTCTGGGCCCAAAACGCCCGGACAATGAACCAAACCAGGACGAGAGCAGCAGCATCAGCACGGTGGAAGGCAACATCGCGATACCGGCGATCGTCGCACTCAGTCCCGCGACTTGTTGCAGGTATAGGCCAAGGGCGAAGAAACCCAGCGAAAGCGCCCCGTAGATGAAAAAAGTGGAGATATTTCCTACCCAGAAGTTCCGCAGTGAGAATAGGCTCAGCGGCATCATTGGCTGGGCGGTGCGGCGTTCATGCCAGAGGAACCCCACCAGTGCGAGCAATCCAACGATCAACGGGATCAGGACCACCGGACTGCGCCAACCGAAACTGGCCTGTTCAATCATCGCGTACACGACTCCGCCGAGGCCCACCACGGCTAGCGCAGCTCCCAACACATCGACCATGGCCGCTGGATCTCTGGCCGCATCCGAATCGCGCAGCCGGAACAGCATTGGCAGGCAAACTGCGATAGGCAGCAAGTTAATGAAAAAGACGAATTGCCAGGAGAGGAAGTCCACGGCGAGCCCGCCGACTAAGGGGGCGACAAGCGTCGAAGCCCCGGTCCAGGCCGTCCATTGGCCAATCGCTTTACTCTGCGCAGTGCCTGAGAAAGTGGCGATAATGAGCGCCAATGAACTAGGCACCAGCAGCGCACCGGCTACTCCCTGCAGGCCTCGGGCCAGGATCAGCATCATATCGCTGCTGGCGATGCCGCACAGCACTGAAGTGATGCCGAATCCGATCAGGCCCCAGATCAGAATGCGAACCCGGCCAAATAGATCAGAAAGGCTGCCGGCCACCAGAATCAATGAGCCGAGCGTGAGCATATAAGCGTCAACAATCCATTGCTGTGAGCTCAGTCCGCCGCCGAGATCCCTGCTGATCGCGGGTAGCGCTAGGTTAACTACGCTGCCGTCCAGAATAGAAACGAATGAGGCCAGAATCGCGACGAAGAGAACTCTGCGCTGATAACCGGTCAGCGGCACGGTGTTGGCGGACATGAGTCAAAGTTACTCCGTCTTCGACGACTGGACTGCTATTGCCGTTTACTGGTCGAGATGAAAATTCCTTCCCGCGGTGCCGTTCATCGCCGCTTCACGATTTCACCATAGACTGTTCTAAAGCATCACCACTCACCTTAAGGATTCTGATGAAAAAGAAAGTTCTTGCCGTTCCGGCATTTTTGCTGATCTTCGGCCTGGCAGCCTGCACCGCCCCCAGCGGAAGCGGCCAAAACACGGATAGTGATTCGAACGCAAAGTCTTCGAGTTCCACCGCAGCCACCAGCAGCGATCAAGCGTCCTCGCCAAGCAGCGCTTCAGCGTCTTCGAATCCGGCGAAGATCTTTACCACCCAGCAGCTGGGCGCCATCATCCCGATGCTGAAAGACTCCAGCGGCACCCCCTTCACCGCTGCCCCTCAAGAGCAGCTCAATCAGGGAATTCAGCTTGCCAAAGAACAGCTAGCCAAGACCCAGGTGACGCCCCAGGCTTGCCAGCAATTAATGGATCAGAATAGCCAAATCGTACCGGGCAGCAACTTCGCCGGCGGCACGTCGCCAAAGGATGGCACAGTGCTCAGCCTGGTTTCTTTCAAGGACGCTAATGTATTGGTCAAGTCAGTCACCGATGGCCAGCAAGCTGTAGAGAGTTGCGAGAGCTTCAGCATCAGCATCGCGGGGCAGAAAATCGACGCCACGGTGAAGACTCTTCCGGTGAAAACCAATGGTGAAGTGAGCGTGGCCAAGCTGGTGAAGGAGAGCTTGCCCGGCGGCAAAACCATGGACGTGCTCAGCGTTTCCGGCGTCAAGGGAAATCTCGCCGTCGCAGCGGTCAAGATCGCCGAAAAAGTCGATGACGCTGCTGCCCAGGACCTCGCTGCCCTGGTTAACGACGCCTTCGCTAAAGCCGGAGTCTAAGCACGGCCCCGTGATCGGGAACAATCTGCGGTTCGCCTAAGATTCACAGCAAACATCCGGCCTGCGTTCATTGTCACACAGGCTACTCACAAGTAACATCGCTGAGACAGGCACTGTGAATCAGATCACAGAGCAGATGATCACGGAGTATGACCAATGAAGTTCAACTTTCGTCCCATATCAGCGGTGGCCGCGCTGGGGATAGCCGCAGGGCTATTAGTCATTGCGAGCCCCAGTGCGACCGCCGCCACGCCAGTCCCCACCGCTGAAGTCACCGCGAAAGACTCGTTCTATCGCTACGACGGCAGCACCCCACTGGCTTCCTACTCCCCCGGTGCGATTCTCAAGAGCCGCACCATCAGTTACCACGCGATCGGCATTCCACTGCCACTGACCGCGATCCAATTGCTCTACCGCTCCACCGATATCAATGGAAATCCTTCGGCGAATGTCACCTCTGTGATTAAGCCGCCACTGCTGAATACCGGCCGGGGCAAAGGAAAGGCCATTTCTTACCAATCCGCTTATGATTCGCTGAACCCCGAGGATAGCCCCTCCCGCTCAATCGCTGGCGGCCTGAGCTTAGGTGGATTGATCGCAAGCGCGGAAACGGCGGTGATCACTCCGTCTCTGCTCCAGGGTTACACCGTGATCGTTCCGGACACCGAAGGCCAGGATGCTGTCTTTGCGGCCGGACCGGCTTACGGCACTTACACTTTGGATTCGGCTCGCGCGGCCCTGAAGTCCAGCGCTACCGGGTTGAACGCAAATACTAAGCTTGCGTTGCTCGGCTATTCCGGCGGGGCCATTGCAACCGGCTGGGCCTCCCAATTGGCACCGAGCTACGCACCGGATATCAATAAGAATCTGGTTGGCGCGGCTGAGGGCGGCTTATTGGTTGCGCCAGCGCACAATCTGAAGTACGTTTCCGGCAGCCTAGTTTGGGCAGGCGTTGCACCGATGGCAATTATTGGCGTCGCCCGGGCTCTCAATCTTGACTTCAGCCCTTATCTCAACAGCTACGGGCTGCAGGTCTTCGCCAAGCTAAAGTATGCTTCGATTATCAATGCCTTGGCCCAATACCCCGGTCTGACCTGGGAGAAGATCGCCAAACCGGAATATAGCAATCCGAATAGCATTCCGATCTTCGTCGAAGCTGTGAACCGAGTAAATAGGGGCCAAGCACCTTCTCCGACTATCCCGATGTTCATTGCGCAGGGTAGCAACGGGGTGCTGGAAGGCACCGCAGGCTTCGGTGTCGGTGACGGCGTGATGATCGCCGGCGATGTACGCTCGCTCGCCCGCCAGTTCTGTGCCAGCGGAACTACTGTGCAGTATGACCAGTATTACCTGCTCTCGCATTCCATCGGCACGGTGCCGTGGTTCATCAAAGCCCTAGGCTGGATCGACCAGCGCTTTGCGGGTGCTAGCGCGCCGAATAATTGCGGATCAATTGCGCCCGGAAACTCACTGGCTCCGGAGCAAGTAGTTTCCTAGAAGTCTTCTCGAGGCTAGTTCGCCAAGTAGAGGTGTGCTCCCCATTATTGGGAGCACACCTCTACTTTATCCTGACCTTCAATGCCTGCCGCTACAGCCGAGCCCTCCGGTTCAGCGGCGGCTTGCTACACAGCTGACGCTCGTGTTGCCGCTCTGCT is a window encoding:
- the aroA gene encoding 3-phosphoshikimate 1-carboxyvinyltransferase codes for the protein MTWAAPTAAAPLDAELTVPGSKSLTNRYLILAALADSPSRLRKPLHSRDSALMIGALRALGAEIREVAGSGSYGSDLSVTPIPDGHRLAQDTTIDCGLAGTVMRFVPPVAALVQGSVRFDGDPQARKRPMGPVLSALRALGVKLDEADSLPFSLDASGSVRGGYVALDASGSSQFVSALLLAAPRFVDGLHIEHIGKPVPSLDHIAMSVRLLRESGIEVDDSVPHHWRVSPGSIPGFDRLVEQDLSNAGPFLAAALVTRGTVRIPHWPVGTSQVGDEWRNILPAFGAEVTLDGDTLVVTGGAQIRGVELADTSELAPTVAALCALADSPSRLTGIAHLRGHETDRLAALVAEINGLGGDVEEIADGLIIRPRPLHGGLFRSYEDHRMATAGAIIGLAVPGVEIDDIGTTAKTMPEFPQLWQHMLAPQALERAN
- the rsgA gene encoding ribosome small subunit-dependent GTPase A, whose protein sequence is MPREWDESDVRIRPNKKGSRPRTKDRPAHQDALIGRIITVDRGRYTAIVDEATDQERTLVAARARELRRSPVVVGDFVALVGDVSGEPDTLARLVRIEQRRTVLRRSADDSDPVERVLVANADQLVIVVAAASPEPRTGFIDRALVAAYDAGIEPLLLITKTDVKEPTALLEHYQQLDLKILLSRTTAEQAASGSARLVSDAVQQLHAELDGKVSVLVGHSGVGKSTMVNALTGSQRATGGVNTVTGRGRHTSSSALALRLEAAAPGSWIIDTPGIRSFGLAHVDANRILHAFEDLEPGIADCPRGCRHDEAAPECGLDAWVAGGQAGQGGPARLISYRRLLSAIRAVQ
- the hisN gene encoding histidinol-phosphatase, which produces MTLHLQGYNDDLRLAHVLADSVDAQTMSRFKALDLTIETKPDLTPVTDADKDAEDAIRSQLSRVRPRDAVLGEEFGSSGHGSRRWIIDPIDGTKNFIRGVPVWATLISLVDEGVPVLGVVSAPALGKRWWAAKGTGAFTGKSLAAASRIRVSNVSKLSDASVSYSSLNGWRERGNQEQFLELLETTWRSRAYGDFWSYCLVAEGAVDIACEPSLNLYDMAALVPIVTEAGGRFTSLEGADGPFGGNALATNGILHSETLRLLNPELDDLLS
- a CDS encoding aminotransferase class V-fold PLP-dependent enzyme, producing MSAVSTVTFQQLATLEDHQSVATIQALQPVVGAGLLAPLVQGGEARYVNLDYAASAPALASVAEYLNEILPYYASVHRGAGYSSQISTSVYENSRHIVRDFVNARPDDTVIFTRNTTDALNLLARCLPAQGEVLYLDIEHHANLLPWQHVPHRSVLAGESIAETIQTLEQEFSLGGVSLLAITGASNVTGEVLPIAELTSLAHRHGARIVVDAAQLAPHRAIDVSGWEVDYLAFSGHKLYAPFGSGVLVGRADWLDTGVPLLFGGGAVKEVRLDTVSWAEGPARHEGGSPNVLGAATLAKAAEVLSGLNQAAWQRHEQDLRESLVRGLEQIPGVSIHRLFKDSDSYPNSGSIGVVNFSVSGYDSGFVAAYLSAEFAIGVRDGRFCAHPLLRRLGLPTGSLRASFGLGSQGEDAQRLIDGVRKLVEHGPSGDYLVESGRWVPANDFRAFPSWAPNTPGTAGAAPCVVTE
- a CDS encoding class I SAM-dependent methyltransferase; its protein translation is MKPVKGPKIAPERRVELAAAFLSGGELYDRVRPSYPVHSASWLIPEHAMEVIDLGAGTGKFTERLVAHGLSVTAVDPSADMLQQLSNRLSMVRTVVGTAEQFPLPSSSTDAVFVAQAWHWFDASAASAEIARVLRPGGRLGLLWNQLDVRIPWVHRLSRIMHAGDVHRPEARPAIGPQFGPATAHLSHWAQELTTEDLIELVKSRSYYLRASEQSRSRVLNNLDWYLFEHLNYRRGQLIELPYLTLAWRADKLA
- a CDS encoding Nramp family divalent metal transporter, which produces MTSAPPQIASPQRKIGDARLLVLLGPAFVAAIAYVDPGNVAANLTSGAKFGYLLVWVLVVANVMAMMIQYQSAKLGLVTGKSLPELLGQRLRPTARRAFWLQAELVAMATDLAEVIGGAIALNLLFQLPLPLGGLIVGVISMAMLAVQSRFGQRPFESVIICLLLIITVGFLFGLVINPANPAEAAAGLIPRFDGAESVLLAASMLGATVMPHAIYLHSALARDRHRADPQVQPEQSALRRLIKATRLDVVVALVLAGSVNIGMLLLAASTLPGVAGTDTIEGAHQAISASLGPVVAIIFGIGLLASGLASTSVGCYAGATVMSGLLTFKVPLLLRRVISLIPALILLLLGVDPTWALVVSQMALSFGIPFALIPLLRLTSNRQIMGSHRDGLPLRLAAMVSAALIISLNLALIYLTVTGAS
- a CDS encoding metal-dependent transcriptional regulator, which gives rise to MKPTSSSVEDYVKVIYAYTEWQDKPINSSQLAIRLGVANSSVSEMVRKLKELGLVTHQPYSSIELTKQGLTLALSMVRRHRLLETYLAQELGYRWDQVHDEAELLEHAVSDVFIERLSEKLGHPSRDPHGDPIPSPDGQITLPTARRLIELDTGHQGEITRISDHNPLLLRYLDEENIELDAPIEVLGRKPFGGSLMVRLGRAAESRELDLSDEIGSALWVQDTAVHQGCTLQSQ